From Cellulosimicrobium cellulans, the proteins below share one genomic window:
- a CDS encoding sensor histidine kinase, whose translation MADPRPGRAGMPRTGWTIGVLAWVLGVSALALQLTSGVPLLLGDLLFVVVDATVALVYGTVAAVILVRRPHVVGWLVALAGLGGGVAALGGAWRSYASTHPGLPPLTPLADAYGWAWVPGTVGLFVLVPWFVRGGRLGAGAWCGVAGGVASIAYFFLAPPDDPRPAILGVVVMGLVTAAATAWRWRRGPVDERRGLGLLALGTALMALSFLPLLGTWSNPDVILALPLTHLACQALFPAAILVCVLRNRLWGIDLVLSRATVAAMLAVGLAVVYAVVVVLATTVVDGPAAQVVAAVGVALAVQPLHTWLRHRVRALVYGEGNDPGRAALSVGRHLSSASTADDLVVSLAVGVREALRLESVTIERTPDGPTTTGVPEDPSGPTWSGPTSRPTGQTASLPVTHGGRVLGRVHVVARAGERLDTRTRDALVQLLPVLGAGLALAQGARELEEARDATTRARLAERRVIRRELHDGVGPWLVGLRLGLQGARNTLETDPAAAAAVLDALGAEVAQRVEDVRALSRSLLPPSLDEHGLEVALGELAGRQALGGFVVDVRCDPCDGLDPRVAAAAYAIASESVVNAARHSGADECRLTVRLGDRCLLVTCEDDGRGIAPDATRGVGSRSLRERTDELGGRLDVTPVRPDDERPGTRVHATLPLVPAGALTREGAS comes from the coding sequence GTGGCCGACCCCAGGCCCGGCCGCGCCGGGATGCCCCGCACGGGCTGGACGATCGGCGTCCTCGCCTGGGTGCTCGGCGTGTCCGCGCTCGCGCTCCAGCTCACGTCCGGGGTGCCGCTGCTCCTGGGCGACCTGCTGTTCGTCGTCGTCGACGCGACCGTCGCCCTCGTCTACGGGACCGTCGCCGCGGTGATCCTCGTGCGCCGGCCGCACGTCGTCGGGTGGCTCGTCGCGCTCGCCGGGCTCGGGGGCGGGGTCGCGGCCCTGGGCGGCGCGTGGCGCAGCTACGCCTCGACCCACCCCGGCCTGCCGCCGCTGACGCCGCTCGCGGACGCCTACGGGTGGGCGTGGGTCCCCGGGACGGTCGGGCTGTTCGTCCTCGTCCCGTGGTTCGTGCGGGGCGGGCGGCTCGGCGCGGGCGCCTGGTGCGGGGTCGCGGGCGGCGTCGCGTCGATCGCCTACTTCTTCCTCGCGCCCCCGGACGACCCGCGCCCCGCGATCCTCGGCGTCGTCGTCATGGGGCTCGTCACGGCCGCGGCGACGGCGTGGCGCTGGCGGCGCGGGCCGGTCGACGAGCGCCGGGGCCTGGGCCTGCTCGCGCTCGGGACCGCGCTCATGGCACTGTCGTTCCTCCCGCTGCTGGGAACCTGGTCGAACCCCGACGTGATCCTCGCGCTCCCCCTCACGCACCTCGCGTGCCAGGCGCTGTTCCCCGCCGCGATCCTCGTGTGCGTGCTGCGCAACCGGCTGTGGGGCATCGACCTCGTGCTGTCGCGCGCGACGGTCGCCGCGATGCTGGCCGTAGGCCTCGCCGTCGTCTACGCGGTGGTCGTGGTGCTCGCGACGACGGTCGTCGACGGCCCCGCCGCGCAGGTCGTCGCGGCGGTCGGGGTGGCGCTCGCGGTGCAGCCCCTGCACACGTGGCTGCGGCACCGGGTCCGCGCGCTCGTCTACGGCGAGGGCAACGACCCGGGGCGGGCGGCCTTGAGCGTCGGCCGCCACCTGTCGTCCGCGTCGACCGCCGACGACCTCGTCGTGAGCCTCGCCGTCGGCGTGCGCGAGGCGCTGCGCCTGGAGAGCGTGACGATCGAGCGCACCCCGGACGGCCCGACGACGACCGGCGTCCCCGAGGACCCGTCCGGACCGACGTGGTCCGGGCCGACGTCGCGCCCCACCGGGCAGACGGCCTCGCTGCCCGTGACGCACGGCGGGCGGGTGCTCGGGCGGGTCCACGTCGTCGCCCGCGCGGGCGAGCGCCTCGACACGCGGACCCGGGACGCGCTCGTCCAGCTCCTGCCCGTGCTCGGCGCGGGCCTCGCGCTCGCCCAGGGCGCGCGCGAGCTCGAGGAGGCGCGCGACGCCACGACCCGCGCCCGCCTGGCCGAGCGGCGCGTCATCCGCCGCGAGCTGCACGACGGCGTCGGGCCGTGGCTCGTCGGCCTGCGCCTGGGGCTTCAGGGGGCGCGGAACACGCTCGAGACGGACCCTGCCGCGGCCGCCGCCGTGCTCGACGCGCTCGGTGCCGAGGTGGCGCAGCGCGTCGAGGACGTGCGCGCCCTCTCGCGGAGCCTCCTGCCGCCGTCGCTCGACGAGCACGGGCTGGAGGTCGCGCTCGGGGAGCTCGCGGGGCGTCAGGCGCTCGGCGGGTTCGTCGTGGACGTGCGCTGCGACCCGTGCGACGGCCTCGACCCGCGCGTCGCCGCAGCCGCCTACGCGATCGCGAGCGAGAGCGTGGTCAACGCGGCCCGCCACTCCGGGGCCGACGAGTGCCGCCTGACCGTCCGGCTCGGCGACCGCTGCCTCCTCGTCACGTGCGAGGACGACGGCCGCGGGATCGCCCCCGACGCGACCCGCGGCGTCGGCTCGCGGTCCCTGCGCGAGCGTACCGACGAGCTCGGGGGGCGCCTGGACGTCACGCCGGTGCGGCCCGACGACGAGCGCCCGGGCACGCGCGTGCACGCCACCCTGCCGCTGGTCCCGGCCGGGGCGCTCACCCGCGAGGGTGCGTCGTGA
- a CDS encoding alkyl/aryl-sulfatase, translating to MSTPKPASPTIVAQNSALLRTLPFSDTQDFDDATRGLVARREPGAITADDGRVVWDNDTYAFVQGDAPDTVNPSLWRQSQLVAEQGLFEVTAGIYQARGFDLSNVTFIEGRTGVIVLDPLISTETAAAALALYREHRGDRPVMGIIYTHSHVDHFGGVKGVTTQEDVDAGRVPVVAPEGFTEHAIAENVYAGTAMSRRAGYMYGAALARGPQGQVGAGLGQTTSTGTVTLIPPTLFVTTTGQEETVDGVRMVFQMAPDTEAPSEMLVWFPDHKALCAAEDATHTLHNLLTLRGAVVRDPHVWSHYLTESIDLFGGEVEVVFASHHWPTWGNDRIREYLSLQRDLYGYLHDQTLRLLNQGLTGPEIAEQIVLPPALENAWHARGYYGSVSHNVKAIYQRYMGWYDANPAHLWEHPPVEKAKRYVALGGGADAVVERARAAFDDGDYRWVAELLNHVVFAEPDHAAARDLLADTFEQLGYGAENGTWRSVYLSGATELRDGAFGTPTVASAPDIVASLTPTMLFDALAVQVDGPRAWEESLSIDVVLTDADERYRLWLRNGALTYSAAPQRGDADTTLTTTRKALPALATGAVTPDGLAAAGIEVAGDVGALARLVAVLDPGDPDFAIVTP from the coding sequence ATGTCGACTCCGAAGCCCGCGTCGCCCACGATCGTCGCGCAGAACTCCGCCCTCCTCCGGACGCTCCCCTTCTCGGACACGCAGGACTTCGACGATGCGACGCGCGGCCTGGTCGCCCGGCGCGAGCCCGGCGCGATCACGGCGGACGACGGCCGTGTGGTCTGGGACAACGACACCTACGCGTTCGTCCAGGGAGACGCTCCGGACACGGTCAACCCGAGCCTGTGGCGGCAGTCCCAGCTCGTCGCCGAGCAGGGGCTGTTCGAGGTCACCGCCGGCATCTACCAGGCGCGCGGGTTCGACCTCTCCAACGTGACGTTCATCGAGGGCAGGACGGGCGTGATCGTCCTGGACCCGCTCATCTCGACGGAGACGGCGGCCGCCGCGCTCGCGCTCTACCGCGAGCACCGGGGCGACCGGCCGGTCATGGGGATCATCTACACGCACTCGCACGTCGACCACTTCGGCGGGGTCAAGGGCGTCACGACCCAGGAGGACGTCGACGCGGGCCGCGTTCCTGTCGTCGCGCCCGAGGGCTTCACGGAGCACGCGATCGCGGAGAACGTCTACGCGGGCACCGCGATGTCGCGCCGCGCGGGCTACATGTACGGCGCCGCGCTCGCCCGCGGCCCGCAGGGCCAGGTCGGTGCCGGGCTCGGACAGACGACGTCGACGGGGACGGTCACGCTCATCCCCCCGACCCTGTTCGTGACGACCACCGGCCAGGAGGAGACGGTCGACGGCGTCCGGATGGTCTTCCAGATGGCGCCGGACACCGAGGCGCCGTCGGAGATGCTCGTCTGGTTCCCCGACCACAAGGCGCTGTGCGCGGCCGAGGACGCGACGCACACGCTCCACAACCTGCTCACGCTGCGCGGCGCCGTCGTCCGCGACCCGCACGTGTGGTCGCACTACCTCACCGAGTCCATCGACCTGTTCGGCGGCGAGGTCGAGGTCGTGTTCGCGTCGCACCACTGGCCGACGTGGGGCAACGATCGGATCCGCGAGTACCTCTCGCTCCAGCGCGACCTCTACGGCTACCTGCACGACCAGACGCTGCGTCTGCTGAACCAGGGCCTCACCGGGCCCGAGATCGCCGAGCAGATCGTGCTGCCGCCCGCGCTCGAGAACGCGTGGCACGCGCGTGGCTACTACGGGTCGGTGAGCCACAACGTCAAGGCCATCTACCAGCGCTACATGGGCTGGTACGACGCCAACCCCGCGCACCTGTGGGAGCACCCGCCCGTGGAGAAGGCCAAGCGCTACGTCGCCCTCGGTGGCGGTGCGGACGCCGTCGTGGAGCGGGCCCGCGCGGCGTTCGACGACGGGGACTACCGCTGGGTCGCGGAGCTGCTCAACCACGTCGTGTTCGCCGAGCCGGACCACGCCGCGGCGCGCGACCTCCTCGCCGACACGTTCGAGCAGCTCGGGTACGGGGCGGAGAACGGGACGTGGCGCAGCGTCTACCTCTCGGGTGCGACGGAGCTCCGCGACGGCGCGTTCGGCACCCCGACCGTCGCGTCGGCGCCTGACATCGTCGCCTCGCTCACCCCGACGATGCTCTTCGACGCCCTCGCGGTGCAGGTCGACGGGCCGCGCGCGTGGGAGGAGAGCCTGTCGATCGACGTCGTGCTCACCGACGCCGACGAGCGCTACCGCCTGTGGCTGCGCAACGGCGCCCTCACCTACAGCGCCGCACCGCAGCGCGGTGACGCCGACACGACGCTCACCACGACCCGCAAGGCGCTCCCGGCGCTCGCGACGGGCGCCGTCACGCCCGACGGGCTCGCCGCGGCCGGCATCGAGGTGGCCGGCGACGTCGGTGCGCTGGCCCGGCTCGTCGCCGTCCTCGACCCGGGCGACCCCGACTTCGCGATCGTCACCCCCTGA